From one Ammospiza nelsoni isolate bAmmNel1 chromosome 14, bAmmNel1.pri, whole genome shotgun sequence genomic stretch:
- the ASB7 gene encoding ankyrin repeat and SOCS box protein 7: MLHHHCRRNPELQEELQIQAAVAAGDVHTVRKMLEQGYSPNGRDANGWTLLHFSAARGKERCVRVFLEHGADPTVKDLIGGFTALHYAAMHGRARIARLMLESDYRSDIINAKSNDGWTPLHVAAHYGRDSFVRLLLEFKAEVDPLSDKGTTPLQLAIIRERSSCVKILLDHNANIDIQNGFLLRYAVIKSNHSYCRMFLQRGADTNLGRLEDGQTPLHLSALRDDVLCAQMLYNYGADTNTRNYEGQTPLAVSISISGSSRPCLDFLQEVTNATKNE, translated from the exons ATGTTACACCACCACTGCAGGAGGaaccctgagctgcaggaagagctgcagaTCCAGGCTGCCGTGGCCGCCGGCGATGTCCACACCGTGCGCaagatgctggagcagggctaTTCCCCCAACGGCCGCGACGCCAACGGCTGGACCTTGCTCCACTTCTCTGCAGCAAGGGGCAAGGAGAGATGTGTCCGTGTCTTTCTGGAACATGGAG CTGATCCCACAGTCAAGGACTTAATTGGAGGCTTCACCGCCCTGCATTACGCAGCCATGCACGGCCGGGCGAGGATCGCGCGCCTGATGCTGGAATCCGACTACAGGAGTGACATTATTAACGCCAAGAGCAACGACGGCTGGACTCCCCTGCACGTCGCTGCTCACTACGGCAGGGACTCCTTTGTCAGGCTCCTGCTGGAGTTCAAGGCTGAGGTTGATCCGCTCAGTGATAAAGGTACTACACCACTCCAGCTGGCCATTATCCGGGAGAGGTCAAGCTGTGTGAAAATCCTCCTGGACCACAATGCCAACATCGACATTCAGAACGGTTTCCTGTTGCGATACGCTGTGATCAAAAGCAATCACTCGTACTGCCGAATGTTCCTCCAGAGAGGGGCCGATACAAACTTGGGGCGCTTGGAAGATGGACAGACACCCTTGCACTTGTCTGCTCTTAGAGATGATGTGCTTTGTGCACAAATGTTGTATAATTATGGAGCAGACACTAACACAAGGAACTATGAAGGACAGACCCCACTGGCTGTTTCAATAAGTATTTCTGGAAGTAGCCGACCCTGTCTGGATTTCTTACAAGAAGTGACAA
- the LINS1 gene encoding protein Lines homolog 1 isoform X1 translates to MKLSLLQQMYKDVLAGIPLARESHHYSSLINLCVEQPPEGDGSCHQQHLPSSAGGTGSHQDSDMSDVVPATDDLSKSFANMSSSFCPREVTLLQLTLIEMMVAKAESQETELHTRQKYCEIFVLLLKEAKIDSKLIHLLGSDDRLLSHMASQSLASLVYFQLKEEDAVDVPWLSFSLAALLGFPGSAAVPGCLWTLAAILKETLKDAPAARAGALKKLLAPLDAVLEGFYNAILLHHFDSHHYTSPYSEAANNLISFIDLLEALLVSRIELELPFRCQRILFLKVSYVLSVISSSIPYVIKKKFILLLKKCVLCKSREDAKGGSQFLQTPSLCEDMLALSNVVLQVVNLTWLNQIPLSGKSSYFGSSETAPGHGSQGASDQTVLRALSLVVLKALEFKIHNSATEAEIKGDFESSMSQLLMFWRSHGKPSPHSHPAGHHCEWLSLVFMEQDDDMWEAAKALLLIYLKLDRLQCDVPDNLSHKEEESWQFLVHAGGYNPHCIFLFFLEKIAFDSTVLLDFLISSETCFLEYLVRYLKLLGKEWPHFVEVCNHFDTRHSALHAVSVKQSCVTGASLQNAVCAAEPQSAMASAPHNCPVFTARQGGNEAAEWSQSDSLTSADSASLLASLQSLVNYDSSEDSEVESDGKECLVNTKQLPSNNEGEVRRRETGCSCRDDDRNSRTSEVSPPKLKGSPASSCWTRMASPDNIAPLRVMLYKSTKCLEELQEAISRLQRRSLFPYNPSALLKLLSQVEKMNKSMNPQ, encoded by the exons ATGAAGctctctctcctgcagcagatGTATAAGGATGTCCTGGCAGGCATTCCCCTAGCAAGGGAAAGCCATCATTATTCCTCTTTAATTAATCTGTGTGTGGAGCAGCCACCAGAAGGAGATGGATCCTGTCATCAGCAGCATCTGCCATCttctgctggtggcactgggagccatcaGGACTCTGATATGTCAGATGTTGTCCCTGCAACAGATGATTTATCCAAGAGCTTTGCAAACATGAGCTCCTCGTTCTGCCCACGGGAGGTGACGCTGCTCCAGCTCACCCTGATCGAAATGATGGTGGCCAAAGCAGAGTCCCAGGAGACTGAGCTCCACACGAGACAGAAGTACTGTGAAATCTTTGTTCTTCTTCTGAAGGAGGCAAAAATTGACTCAAAATTG ATTCACCTGCTGGGTTCTGATGACCGGCTGTTATCTCACATGGCCTCACAAAGTTTGGCATCTCTTGTGTATTTCCAGCTGAAGGAAGAG GACGCTGTGGACGTGCCGTGGCTGAGCTTCAGCCTGGCCGCGCTGCTGGGCTTCCCCGGGAGCGCGGCGGTGCCCGGCTGCCTGTGGACCCTGGCGGCGATTCTCAAGGAGACGCTGAAGGACGCGCCCGCAGCCCGAGCAG GTGCTCTGAAGAAGCTGTTGGCTCCTCTTGATGCAGTGCTTGAAGGATTTTATAATGCCATCCTGCTCCATCATTTTGACAGTCACCACTACACTTCACCTTATTCTGAAGCTGCAAACAATCTGATCAGTTTTATAGATCTGCTTGAAGCACTTTTGGTTTCCAGAATTGAACTGGAATTACCATTCAGGTGccagagaattttatttttgaaagtcTCTTATGTCCTCAGTGTTATAAGCTCATCGATTCCTTATGTAATCAAGAAGAAATTCATTTTGCTCCTTAAAAAATGTGTCCTTTGCAAGTCTAGAGAAGATGCTAAAGGTGGATCACAGTTCTTACAAACCCCATCTTTGTGTGAGGATATGCTTGCACTGAGTAATGTTGTTCTGCAGGTTGTGAATTTGACTTGGCTTAATCAGATCCCACTCAGTGGGAAGTCCAGCTACTTTGGAAGCAGTGAAACTGCTCCTGGACATGGTTCTCAAGGTGCTTCTGACCAAACTGTTCTCAGAGCCTTAAGTCTGGTTGTGCTTAAAGCACTGGAATTCAAGATTCACAACTCTGCAACAGAAGCAGAAATCAAAG gagaCTTTGAGAGCTCCATGTCCCAGCTGCTGATGTTCTGGAGGAGTCATGGAAAGCCTTCCCCACACTCTCACCCAGCTGGGCATCACTGTGAATGGCTCTCCTTGGTTTTCATGGAGCAGGATGATGACATGTGGGAAGCTGCTAAAGCTTTATTGCTCATCTATTTAAAACTTGATAG GTTACAGTGTGATGTTCCTGATAACCTAAGCCACAAAGAGGAGGAGTCCTGGCAGTTCCTTGTGCATGCAGGTGGATATAACCCAcactgtatatttttattttttctggaaaagatTGCATTTGATTCCACAGTACTTCTAGATTTTCTGATTTCATCAGAAACTTGCTTTCTGGAGTACTTGGTCAGGTACTTGAAGCTCCTTGGGAAGGAGTGGCCTCACTTTGTAGAGGTCTGTAACCATTTCGATACCAGGCACAGCGCTTTGCACGCAGTTTCTGTCAAGCAGAGCTGCGTGACTGGGGCGAGTTTGCAAAATGCTGtttgtgcagcagagccacagagtGCGATGGCTTCGGCTCCTCACAATTGCCCGGTGTTTACAGCGCGGCAGGGTGGTAATGAGGCTGCAGAGTGGAGCCAGTCTGACTCACTGACCAGCGCTGATAGCGCGTCCCTGCTCGCTTCTCTTCAAAGCCTGGTTAATTATGACAGCTCAGAGGACTCGGAGGTGGAATCCGATGGAAAAGAGTGTTTGGTAAACACAAAGCAATTGCCTTCAAACAATGAGGGTGAGGTGAGGAGGAGGGAAACAGGTTGCAGCTGCAGAGATGATGACCGGAATTCACGAACCTCTGAAGTGTCGCCTCCGAAACTGAAGGGATCTCCTGCCTCATCCTGTTGGACTCGTATGGCATCTCCAGATAACATTGCTCCCCTAAGAGTAATGCTTTACAAATCAACCAAGTGTctggaagagctgcaggaggctATTTCTAGGTTGCAGAGGAGAAGTCTTTTCCCATATAATCCATCTGCGTTGTTGAAACTGCTGAGCCAGGTTGAGAAGATGAATAAATCCATGAATCCACAATAA
- the LINS1 gene encoding protein Lines homolog 1 isoform X2: MASQSLASLVYFQLKEEDAVDVPWLSFSLAALLGFPGSAAVPGCLWTLAAILKETLKDAPAARAGALKKLLAPLDAVLEGFYNAILLHHFDSHHYTSPYSEAANNLISFIDLLEALLVSRIELELPFRCQRILFLKVSYVLSVISSSIPYVIKKKFILLLKKCVLCKSREDAKGGSQFLQTPSLCEDMLALSNVVLQVVNLTWLNQIPLSGKSSYFGSSETAPGHGSQGASDQTVLRALSLVVLKALEFKIHNSATEAEIKGDFESSMSQLLMFWRSHGKPSPHSHPAGHHCEWLSLVFMEQDDDMWEAAKALLLIYLKLDRLQCDVPDNLSHKEEESWQFLVHAGGYNPHCIFLFFLEKIAFDSTVLLDFLISSETCFLEYLVRYLKLLGKEWPHFVEVCNHFDTRHSALHAVSVKQSCVTGASLQNAVCAAEPQSAMASAPHNCPVFTARQGGNEAAEWSQSDSLTSADSASLLASLQSLVNYDSSEDSEVESDGKECLVNTKQLPSNNEGEVRRRETGCSCRDDDRNSRTSEVSPPKLKGSPASSCWTRMASPDNIAPLRVMLYKSTKCLEELQEAISRLQRRSLFPYNPSALLKLLSQVEKMNKSMNPQ, from the exons ATGGCCTCACAAAGTTTGGCATCTCTTGTGTATTTCCAGCTGAAGGAAGAG GACGCTGTGGACGTGCCGTGGCTGAGCTTCAGCCTGGCCGCGCTGCTGGGCTTCCCCGGGAGCGCGGCGGTGCCCGGCTGCCTGTGGACCCTGGCGGCGATTCTCAAGGAGACGCTGAAGGACGCGCCCGCAGCCCGAGCAG GTGCTCTGAAGAAGCTGTTGGCTCCTCTTGATGCAGTGCTTGAAGGATTTTATAATGCCATCCTGCTCCATCATTTTGACAGTCACCACTACACTTCACCTTATTCTGAAGCTGCAAACAATCTGATCAGTTTTATAGATCTGCTTGAAGCACTTTTGGTTTCCAGAATTGAACTGGAATTACCATTCAGGTGccagagaattttatttttgaaagtcTCTTATGTCCTCAGTGTTATAAGCTCATCGATTCCTTATGTAATCAAGAAGAAATTCATTTTGCTCCTTAAAAAATGTGTCCTTTGCAAGTCTAGAGAAGATGCTAAAGGTGGATCACAGTTCTTACAAACCCCATCTTTGTGTGAGGATATGCTTGCACTGAGTAATGTTGTTCTGCAGGTTGTGAATTTGACTTGGCTTAATCAGATCCCACTCAGTGGGAAGTCCAGCTACTTTGGAAGCAGTGAAACTGCTCCTGGACATGGTTCTCAAGGTGCTTCTGACCAAACTGTTCTCAGAGCCTTAAGTCTGGTTGTGCTTAAAGCACTGGAATTCAAGATTCACAACTCTGCAACAGAAGCAGAAATCAAAG gagaCTTTGAGAGCTCCATGTCCCAGCTGCTGATGTTCTGGAGGAGTCATGGAAAGCCTTCCCCACACTCTCACCCAGCTGGGCATCACTGTGAATGGCTCTCCTTGGTTTTCATGGAGCAGGATGATGACATGTGGGAAGCTGCTAAAGCTTTATTGCTCATCTATTTAAAACTTGATAG GTTACAGTGTGATGTTCCTGATAACCTAAGCCACAAAGAGGAGGAGTCCTGGCAGTTCCTTGTGCATGCAGGTGGATATAACCCAcactgtatatttttattttttctggaaaagatTGCATTTGATTCCACAGTACTTCTAGATTTTCTGATTTCATCAGAAACTTGCTTTCTGGAGTACTTGGTCAGGTACTTGAAGCTCCTTGGGAAGGAGTGGCCTCACTTTGTAGAGGTCTGTAACCATTTCGATACCAGGCACAGCGCTTTGCACGCAGTTTCTGTCAAGCAGAGCTGCGTGACTGGGGCGAGTTTGCAAAATGCTGtttgtgcagcagagccacagagtGCGATGGCTTCGGCTCCTCACAATTGCCCGGTGTTTACAGCGCGGCAGGGTGGTAATGAGGCTGCAGAGTGGAGCCAGTCTGACTCACTGACCAGCGCTGATAGCGCGTCCCTGCTCGCTTCTCTTCAAAGCCTGGTTAATTATGACAGCTCAGAGGACTCGGAGGTGGAATCCGATGGAAAAGAGTGTTTGGTAAACACAAAGCAATTGCCTTCAAACAATGAGGGTGAGGTGAGGAGGAGGGAAACAGGTTGCAGCTGCAGAGATGATGACCGGAATTCACGAACCTCTGAAGTGTCGCCTCCGAAACTGAAGGGATCTCCTGCCTCATCCTGTTGGACTCGTATGGCATCTCCAGATAACATTGCTCCCCTAAGAGTAATGCTTTACAAATCAACCAAGTGTctggaagagctgcaggaggctATTTCTAGGTTGCAGAGGAGAAGTCTTTTCCCATATAATCCATCTGCGTTGTTGAAACTGCTGAGCCAGGTTGAGAAGATGAATAAATCCATGAATCCACAATAA